The Silene latifolia isolate original U9 population chromosome Y, ASM4854445v1, whole genome shotgun sequence sequence catttgcccttccaAAGTCATGAGGCGGTAAGCTCCATTTCCAACTGCGCTCTCTACTTGGTATGGCCCCTCCCAGTTGTAGGCGAATTTTCCCCTTCTTTGGTTCTTGGTATTCGGAAGACTTTCCTCGGGACCGGATGTCCCACCCGCAGGTTCTtacttttacattcttgttataacttctAGCCACGATCACGGTAGGAAGCCATCCCGATCCGGGCGGGTTCGAGTTCATCTATCATGTCCAGACTCGCTTGCATTTCCACCTGTTCCGATCTTCtcggtatgcatccatatctgtggtTTGGACCCTAACTTCGGATGGGATGATCGTTCGCTCCGAACACCAGTCAAGGGAGTTTGTCCGTTGCAACCTTTGGTGTGGTTCTCACCCAGAGAATCAGAGGTAGCTCTTCTGCCCATTTGCCCCCAATCTCCTCCAGcttctttttcaagttttcaatgataatcttattgctggattcagcttgtccgtTGGACTGGGGGTTCCTAGGAGTAGATTTCTGAAACGAGATATTCCACCTGGGTTTTTGTAACCTGGGAGAATGactctgcttctatccatttggagaagtagtccgtcatggcgagcatatAGACTTTGTTTCCTGGTGCTCTGGGTAGTGGTCCCACTATGTCTATTCCCCACTTCATGAAGGGCCATGGTGAGATAACCTGATGCAGAGGCTCTGCAGGCTGGTGGCTAACGTGGGCGTGCCTCTGACAAGAGTCACATCTTTTTACGAACTCCATGGCATATTtgcgcattgtgggccagaagtatccctgccttagtgtcttgttggacaggctcctgccccctgcatggtttccgcattctccactgtggagagcatgcaaaacagcctgagactcttcccgatccaggcatctgaggtagggtcTAGCGAGGGATTTCCTGAATAGAACACcatcaattagtatgaatctggaTGCTCTCAATTTAAAGCtccttacctcctttttatctgcTGGTAGGACATCGTTCTACAACcagtctaggtagggtttcctccAGTCTGGAGTATTTTCTTCACTGCTTTGGTCTTTGCACCTTTTACGCTTCCTTCGAGATTTCGTGTTGCTTTGGCTCCGACGTGGACAATTGGTATTGTGGAGATAGTTCCTGtcttgaaggttgcccccagggTAGCTAGTGCGTCTGCTTCTGCATTCTGGTCCCTGgggatttgcttgatgttgaaTGTGACAAATCTGATTTTTAGCTCCTTTGCTACGTCTAGATATGCCATCATCCTGGGATCCCTGGCCTCATAGCAGTCATTAACATGGTTAACTATAAGCTTAGAATCACTGCAAACCTGAAGGTGTCGATTTTGGATCCGAGCCGATTTCAGACCCAGGATCAGTGCCTCATATTCAGCTTCgttgtttgtggctttgaattcacatcgtACGGCCTGGACTATGAGGTCTCCCTGGGGTGATTTGAGGACTAGTCCTACTCCTGCTCCTTTGGCGTTGGAGGCTCCGTCCACATGTAACTCCCATACTTGCtctcctttgtcttcttccagatTCAGGATGTCCTGTTCGGCCTGGGTCTGGAGTGCTGGGCAGAAGTCAGACACAAAGTCTGCCAGAGCCTGAGACTTTATGGCCGTATggggttcaaacttcaaatcATACCCGCTCAAGTGCACGGACCATTTAGCCATTCTTCCTGATAATTCTGGTTTTCTCATGATAGTTTTAAGAGGATAATTAGTTATCACAGAAATTGTATGAGACTCGAAGTAGGGACGCAATTTATAGGATGTAGTAACTAGTGCAAGGACAAGTTTTTCTAGTgacgtgtacctggtctctgctggaaGCAGAGACTTACTGATGTAGTATACTGGATGCTGTGATCCTTCCTGCTCTCGTACTAGTACTGCACTGACTGCTGCTTCTGTGACTGATAGGTATGAGAACAGTGGCTCTCCTGGCTCTAGCTTCGACAGGAGTGGTGGGGTGCTGAGATAACGCTTCAGCTCTTGAAATGCTTTCTCATGATCATCCGTCCACTCAAATCTTTGGCTTTTCCTGAGTATATCATAAAATAACCTGCACCTGTCCGAGGACCTGgatatgaacctgttcagggccgcCACTCTTCCAGTCAGGCGCTGGACGTCTTTTGGTTTCTGCGGTGATTCCAACTGCAGAATTGCTTTTATTTGCTTggtgctggcctctatcccccTCTGGGTCACCATATACCCTAGAAACTTTCCACTGGATACTCCAAAGGTGCCCTTTGTTGGATTAAACTTCATTTGGTATTTCCCGAGGGTATTGAAAGTTTCTGCCAGGTGCTGGTGGTGCTGTGAAGCCTGCTTCGATTTGacgaccatatcgtctatgtatacttccatagtttggcctatttgttctttaaacatcatgtttaacAGCCTCTGATAGGTAGATCCTGCATTTTTCAGTCCAAAAGGCATGACATTATAACAATAGATACCTCTCTCGGATCTGAACGCTGTCTTTTCCTGGTCactggggtgcatctttatctggttatatccgctccaagcatccaggaatgtcagcatctcatggcccgcagtagcatccaccatggcgtctatgtgtggtagagggaatggatcctttgggcaagctttgtttaaatccgtgaaatcgacgcagaccctccacttgccattcttctttagAACCACCACCACATTAGACAACCACTCTGGGTACTTTACTTCACGAATCTTTCCTGCAGCAAGCAGGTTATCTAGTTCTTGGTTTATGACCTGGTTTCTTTCagaagcaaattttcttcttttctgctgcacaggtttatagcttggatccacacttagcttgtgagttatcacacttgggtctatccctatcatatcatcatgtgaccaagcaaagcaaTCTATCTTAGTTCTCAATAACCGAACGAGTTCTTCACGAATTTTACCTGTACATTCAGATCCAATGAAAACAGTTCATTCTGGATGCAGCGCGTCCAGGATGACTTCGTCCAGCTCTGCCTGCTGAGGCTCAATGTACTCGTCCTGGATGCGCTGGCtctttaattgctatgcgggcGAACCGGTTGTTGGCTTCAGAGCCACCTTGTagcaatccttagcttcttcctggtccccacgtatctcttgcaccccccaaggtgttggaaacttcaggcattggtggtacgttgagggaattgctttcatctcgtggatccagggcctgccaaggatcacattgtaagtagagggcccATCAATAACCAGATACCTTACCTATTTGTTTACACCCCCGGCGTAGGTTGGGATGATGATTTCTCCTAGGGAGTGCTTTGTTTCGCCGCTGAAACCAACCAAAGGAATTGCTTTCTTTGCTAGATCTTTCTCGGTGAATCCCATTCCTTTGAGTGTCTCCATCATGATCAAGTTGACGGAGCTTCCGGTATCCACCAAGATCTTCTTCACTTTGCAATTTCCTATGGGAAGCGTGATGATTAGGGCGTCGTGGTGCTGTTCTGGAGCAGACCCTGCGTCTGTTTCGTCAAAGGTGACTGACGGCAGGTTCTGGTGGTTAACCCTGCAGGAGCTTTCTGGTCTGTCTCCTTTAGTTCTGGTTGCGTGCCTCTTAGCTGCTGAATAGGTCAACCCACATAGCTCCGACCCACCTGTAATAATATTCACAGTTCTAGAGCAATGAAAAGGAGGGGATGGCAGAACCTGATCCACTGAATTTACTCTGGTTGTGTTTCTGGGTAGGAGGTGATCCAGGTTTCCTTGGTCATAgtggaatttgacttcctttctgagggagtggcattcatcggtgttgtgggtgttgctgccgtggaactcacacttcttgccGGTGTCTCTGCTGCTGGGGTTTCCTTCTGAAAGTTTTGGCCATCTGACTCTGCGTCCCAACTCCTTCAAGGCTTTGAATAGTCCTGCAAGATTAGTagtgaaaccatactcacttACTTTTGGAGGCAGATCTGTTTCGCCCTTTCCTTCAGAATTTCCAAAAACTTTATTCACGCTCCTGCTGTAGGGTTTGGGTctttcactcttttttttttttcggagcCTTTACGGATCTTTGGATCTGAATCATAAGTGCCTCTTACAGGTGCGAGTCTTCTTCCGACCTCATGACAAAGAAATTGCCTTTGATTGTACCTCCTCAAAGGTAGTGCAGGGATGCATGGTTAGGTCCTTGTATAGCTGTGAATCCTGGTGCAGTCCTCGGCGGAAGGCTTGGATAGCGGTTGCTATATCGCACCTCGGAATTgacaccttctccttgttgaaccaGTTCAGGTAATCACGGGTAGATTCTTCGAACCCTTGCACTATCCGGTAGAGGTCACTGGTCTGCTTCTCCGGCTTTCTACTGCTagcgaactgctggttgaaggcattgactaGGTCGGCGAAGCTGGATATGCTTTTATTAGGTAGACCGACGAACCATTGCAGAGTTGCTCCTGACAGTGTTGATCCGAAACCCTTgcacatacaagcttcctttAGAGATCCAGTTGCGGTTATCAGCATCATTTTatgcttgtagtggttgatatggtcaagGGAATCTGTGGTTCCGTCATAGAGTGTCATAGCTGGCGGCACACATCCTTTAGGAACACCGACTAAGGCTATATCAtccacgaaaggtgagtctgCGTAGCTGTTTCTGGCAGCTTTCTCCAGCGGACGGGCTACGCTTTGTATCCTATACATCAGCTCCCTCGGCTCCCGGTATTCTTTGCTCCAAATAATTACCCGCTCTCGCAAGAGGGTTAGAAACAGGAAAGGAACCAAAGGGTGTACCTCCTAGCCAGGGTGCTCCGAAAATTGGCCTGTCTTTGGTGACCGGGTGCCGGTGTTGCAGCGATTATGGATCCAGTGCGCCATCCTGGTGTCTGCGTAATCCTCCGATCCACGCTCCGTTGGTGAACCGGTTGCGGGATGGGATTCTTTGCGTGAGGACGAGTCTAGATTGCCATCCTGGTGTATGCGGTGTGCGGGGTACCGAAAAGGGTGGAAGGTCGGATCTGACGGGTGCTAAACAAGGCGTTACCTGTTGTCTGCTGCAGACTGGGTGGATTATCAAATGACAGGCATCCCAATCCTCTGGGCTCAATTGGTTCGCTGGGTGCTATTCCTGCTAAGTCTAGTCTGGTGACTAGTTCTGATGGAATTGATCGACCCGATCCTCCACCGCCGTTCCGTCGGAGCCTCTCCGTGCCGATCTTTGGTTTGGGCCGGATCACTTTGTTACGATCTGAGCAATCAGGTTTTGGTTGTCCTTCCTCGGATCCTCAACGGCTCGACGCAGAGTGTCCATCCCCTGAATCATCACCTGCATCGGATCAAGCACTGGAGATCCTCTCCTTCGGAGAACTTCTACGCCTGAGCCTTCCTGGGTCTGGCTTCTTGATATAGCTTCACCTCTGTTGGGACTGCTTTCCCTACTAGATTTGGACTGACTGGATGCACCTGCTGCCTTTGGAATTTGCGGTGGCTTCTGAGGCTGGGGCATGGCTCTAGTCGACATGCTGACGGGGGTCGTCTGGCTGGACGCTGGGGATGCACTGACTGATCCTGCAGATGCGGTAAGTCTGCTCCGGAAGAAGGGCTGACATGCTCGTTCTTGGAAGGATTCTCGGTGTTCCGGACATTGTGACTAGTTCGGTTCGGTTTTGCGAGGTTTGGCTATAGAAAAttatcactatgccccacggtgggcgccaaactgttttggtaaaaatttaccgagttGTTAATTTAGTTATGTGAGTGGTAGTGATTATTCTTAACGCCTGATTACGATTAGAATATAAATAATAGGTACGACGAAATAAAGACAAACGAAGAAAAtgacacggaggatttttggtgacgcggaaaacccggtgtgggaacaaccgcggggggagtcggaatcccgctaAATTTGCACTATTATCGAGAATAAGAtgcccaagtaaggaaatacaagataaATTTTAGCTAGTGAATTGTTGCTGATCGTTGATGGCATTTTTAGGAGGGAAGTGCTGCTTGATTTTTTGTCTTCAATGCCCCTTGTATGCTGGTCTTCTCGTCCTTATATAGCTGCTGGGATTGGACCTAGGGTTACTGGACTTCTCCCTGCGTCTGCTCCTGGAATCTCGGACTGTTACCATGAAGATAGGTAACAGTTGTTGAAAGAGTCCAAGCCCAATCTTCCCTTCCTTTTGTACGTGGGTTTCTTCCTTGGCCCATATCATAGTGTGTTTGTTGCTTTTTGATCCCATGGTCCACAATGTGCCACCTCAGCGATTCCTCTCTCTTCTCATTCACCAATTACCGCGCGCCACGCTGTCACTCTTTAGCAGCTTTTTTTGCCAGTAGAATAATGCCACGTCACAGGTGCTAAGTGGTATTTTTATCCATAACACCTGTCTTTGGCCATAGGGAATGAAAGACAAAAGTGTCTCAAGTCAGCTGCAATTGCGAGAAAAGGAAAGGAACTTCAACTGGGTTCATCTTCAGTGCCGCCTCTTAAGGATATTTTCAGGTTAAATGCTGAACATTATGAAAGGAGCAAGGGAAAGGAGGGGTATGAACAGGGGGGACCAGTCAACTATGATGCGGATAAGGGGAAGGTGAAGCTATTTGACATCCATGCTAACGGGAATTATGCAAGACTAATCTCTCAGATTAAGGTTCAGAGCAGTTCAGATGGATGCATGGGACTGATGGATGTTTGCCACAAAAATAATTTTGGGATTTATCACAAGGAGGAGATTATAAGAGCAAGGAAACATAAGTGCTGTACTCAGGTGTCTGATGCTTTGGTGTCTTCTGAAGAGGTTAATTCCTTAGACAATGCAAAGGTTTTCCTTGAAAGGCTGGCTAAACGTGGCTGCAAGGGGAAAGGAATCATGGAGGCTGACAAGGGGCGTGTGAGTAGTGGGTTTCATTTGAAGATTGATGATGTAATTATGGAGGAGTCCAGTGACTCTTCCCCTGATGTTGCTGAAAATGGTTTTGCTGAAGATGGCTTTGCGGAGGTTGGCCATTCTCAACCTCCACTATCGCCATGAGTGGATTAATTTGGAATTGTAGGGGTTTAAATAATGCGCTTGCCCCTACGATTCCTAAAATTAAAGCGCTTAGTAATAATAAGTATTATCATTTTCTTTTTTTAGTTGAAACAAAATGTAATGTTATGGATGTTAGCCCTATGTTTAGGTCTTTAGGTTTTGTTAAGTATGCCGGAGTTGACCCAATGGGTAGTGCCGGTGGTTTATGGATAGGATGGAGGAAAGAAGTTCGTTTTAGCTTTGTGGAGTCGTTCCCAAATTTTGTGATTCTGATGGTTGAAAAGTATAACGGGCTTCCTTGTTATCTTGTGTTGTTCTATGGTGCTCCTTATGTTAATTTGCGTCTTCCAATTCTACAACAACTTGAGGAATCCTTAGAAAATTTGGAACATCCGTTTCTCATTGTGGGGGAGTTCAACCAAGTTGAATATACTTGCGACAAGTTAAGCTCTAACAAAAGCAAAATTCCAGGAGCTTATGAATTTAGTAATTGGAAAATAAGAAATGAGTTATTAGATATTCCCTTTAAGGGTCCAAGATTTACATGGTGCAATAATCGAAAAGGAGACAAGAGAGTTTATGAGAGGATTGATAAGGCTCTTGGATCTAAGGATTGGTTCACTTTTTTTCCGGAAACGGGCATTAAGCATTTCCCGATTCAAATTTCTGATCATGCGCCGATTGAAGTGGACTTAAACCTCACTAAGAACTCGTGTAAGAAGCCGTATAAAATTGATGCATGGGCACTGGAGTACCCGGAATGTTTAACTCGGGTTAAGGAGATGTGGCATACTCGGGACACTGGATAACCGGCTTTTCAGGTGGTCAGAAAGCTCTCAGGAGTGAGGCAAGCTGTTAAAAGGTGGTCAATGGATAAGCGTGAGGAATGGTTGGGGAAATGGGATGATTTTGATAAAAGATTAGAGGAGGGTATGGAGCTAGCTTGTGGGGGGGGGTAGTACTGAGGAATATGATAGAGTCAATGAGGAGGTTCGGAACTTCGCCAAAGCTTTGGCTACTTACTGGAAACAACGAGCAAAAATCAAATGGATGGTTGACTGGGATACTTGCACAAAATATTTCTTTAATTGGGTTAAGGGGCGAGCAGGGAGGAATTTCATTCTTGGGATAAAAGGAAAAGACGGTGCCTGGTCCTACAAGGAGGAAGAGGTAAGCAACATCTTTCAAGATTACTTTGTCACACTTTACTCCAACAGGCCTCACAACTCACACGACAATGCCAATGCCAATGTCTCAACTCCTACTGCCGAGTATGGGTTCGAGGGGGTCTTAAAGCATTTGAAAACGAAGGTTTTAGAGGATGACTTGGATGTGATGGGAAGTCCTTTTACTGCAAAAGAGGTTAGGAGGGCGGTTTTTCAGATGGGGCCTATGAAATCTCCGGGGCCTGATGGGATCCCTGCCATCCTTTTACCAAAAAAGCTGGTATGTAATTAAGAAAGATTTTACTAAGGTTGTTTTATCAATCCTAAATTCGGGCATGGTTCTAAGGGAGGTTAACAGAACTTTTATAGCACTAATCCCTAAATGTGATAGCCCTGAGGAAGTTAAGGATTACAGGCCTATCAGCCTTTGTAATGTTTTTATGCGGATAATAACCAAATGAATTACTAATAGATTATCTAAAATCATGGTATATTTGGTGGGAGATCATCAAAATGCCTTCATTGCAGGAAGGAGTATAAGTGATAACATCCTTCTTGCACATGAGGCCATTCATAAGATTAACTCACATAAGCGAGGCGTATCAGGAAGTTTTGCTTTTAAAGCGGATATGAGTAAAGCGTATGATCGAGTACGATGGGATTTTCTGGAAGCAGCTCTGTTTAAGTTTGGATTCGCTGAAAAATGATTCGTCTTATTATGGCTTGTGTGAGTACTGTGTCATATGAGGTCTTGCTCAATGGTAAACCACTGCAGCAATTCAAACCTGCTTGTGGACTGAGACAGGGGGACCCTTTATCCCGCTATCTGTTTCTGCTTTGTATGGAAGTGTTATCAATAAACATAGTTCATGCACAAGAAGTAGGGGTACTGAGAGGGATTCGGATTTGTCAAGGAGTGCGGCCACTAACTCATCTATTTTTTGCCGACGATTCAATATTCTTCATTCAAGACAGGGGAAATGCAATAAGGTCTCTTAAACGTATTCTTGATAAATATTGTGCGGCTTCTGGGCAGGCTCTAAATGAAGAAAAATGTGGGATAGTTTATAGCCCAAGCATGAAGCTTTGTAAAATCCGAACTTGTATCAAAGTTTTCAAGCTTAAGAAGCATAAAGGAGTAGGGAAATACCATGGCATGCCTACGGAATTCCATGGATCAATGAAGGAAATTTTCAAGGGCTTAATTGAAAATGTCACAAAACGTATCTCCTCGTGGAATGGTGTTTTTCTAGCTCCAGCGGGGAGGTTTACTCTTATCAACTCTGTCCTATCAAACATTTCTAATTATTTTCTATCGGTAttcaaaataccggtaagtgtgacaaAGAAAATCAACTCTCttttgtcacatttttggtgggctgGGTGCAAATCGGGTAAGTCCCTTCATTGGTGTAGTAGGATGTTCACTAGTCTACCAAAGAAGGAAGGAGGCCTTGGGATACGTAATATTGAATGCCTTAATAAGGCATTATTGGCCAAGCATGCTTGGAGACTCGTGACCGGAGAAAACTCGATTTTTTGTCAAATTTTCAGAGAAAAGGTTTTTGGCCGCTCTACCTCGATGGATGTTTTGGCACCAAGAATCACAGGTTATGCATCCTGGGGAGTTAAAAGTATCTTACATGGTATAACCTTTATTCTGGAAAACCTTAGTTGGCAACCAGGTACGAGATCAAATCTAAATGTCTGGACTTCACGGTGGATTAATTAGAGACCACCTGAGCCTAAGGGTGATTTCTTGCCTCCGGTGTTTAATTTCCTTAAAGATTTAAGAATAAGAGATTTATGCCTAATTAATGGGGGATGGAACCAAGACTTGATCAATATGCTCTTTGATGATGAAAGCTCGAAAAGGATTCTGGCTATACCTTTGAGAATTAATGATGGGAAGGACGAGATTATTTGGCCATTCTCATCAACTGGTTTATACACGGTTAAAAGCGGGTACGGACTTTTATTTACTGAATTGTTTATGAGGAAAGGTACATCTCTGCACAAATCAAGATTAAATCAAGGGAGGAAAAAATTTTGTGGTAAACGGCTTTGGCACTTCCCAATTCCACAGTCATGGAAAATCCTTACGAACTCTCTTCCTGTGGGAGGGGAATTTGTTAGGAGAAATCTGACGTGGAACCCTCTATGCCCTTTGTGCCGTAGTACTGGGGAATCGGTTGAAACGGTTGACCATCTTTTTAAAGAATGTAGTATTACGGCAAGGATTTGGGCGGGATCACAACTTGGGATTAACACCGAACAGGCTTATAATTTGGAAGTTGGTGACTGGATTGTCAACTGGATCCAATACTTGAGAACCTTTAATGATTGGCAAATTCGAATCATTCAATTTAGTGCAATCATTGCATCCATTTGGAATTTGCGTAATAATGTGATTTTTAGAGGTGAGATGTTCAACCCCAAGGGTTTCTTTTCAGCTTATACTCAATTGGTGACCTTTGCTATGAAAGGATTTATTGAAAAAGATGAAGCTACATCAGCGGAGCATGGTACCGTTAATAACGACGACCTACCGGATGTTGAGAGTGATTTAGTGCGGAATGGACATCCTGTGTATGTGACTGGGGGATTTGGATCGTGTAGTATAGTGCGGGTTATGGTTGATGCGAGTTGGGAAAAAACTTGGGTGGCTGCTTGGGGATGGATAGCCTATGATGAGAATGGGAATGTGATCTATAAAGGAGGGGAGAAGGGGCGTGCTGAATCACCATTACAAGCTGAGGCCTTGGGGGTCTTGAAGGCCATACAGTGGGCTTTTGGTAACAACTTTCTTCATGTTGAGCTCTCGTCTGACTGCCTTCAATTTGTGTTCCAATGTGCAGGGTTGGGGTCCAAGCACTACCAGATTAAAGAAGTTCTAGAGGATATTTTCTGTCTAACGCCAAATTTTCATTATCTCTGTTTTAGCTATGTATGTAGGAAAAATAATGTCGAGGCTCATCTCCTAGCGAGAAGGGCCATGACTATGGCATAGGAATTTTTCTTGCcacttgccaaaaaaaaaaaaaaaaaaaaaaaaaaattacgtaCCAAGAAACATTATTTGACCCAAATTCTACATGGTTGGTTGGATAGATAAAGGACAAGCAAAAAGGATAAAAGATAATTATGAGGACTTGATAATCATTAAGGCGATAGTAATGACGGATATGCATCCAAACATACGTTATATGGTGGTGTATACGGACTAACTCATATACTCCATCTCAAATTCCAATTTACTAAGAATATTAGTCGTCCTCTAACCCCATTCTTGAATTGTATAAATACTCAAATAATGAGACTCAGAGGGGGAACAAGCACAGAACACACGAGACCCACGCAAGTATTCCCATGCATACGAGAAACACACAGAAGGCCGAGAGACCACGAGATGCACAAAATCAACACAGATCCATACTCATTCAGattaccgtctcaaatatactatTCCAGTTTTAAACCAAACCTTACAAATAAATTGTCCCAGTTCCAGACAAGCACATAAGAGCcgttaatttaaaacaaagtcgaaattcattaatagtcaacatccagataggcctgagggtacccaAATTAAATaagttttctttactctttattttgatcttttatttattttctctatttttatCGTATAATCGGTATAATTGTATATAAACTAACCTATTTAACCTGTCTCCGTAAATAATTTATATCGTCAtgtataaaattgtataattaaccttttttatcgtcaattttcgtcaaatatatagtattgcaaataaatagtagaggccgtcggttgatgggcggtccgggtgcctaataccttccctgaccgtacctctacccccgaatccgcaatctttgattcagaccggagtgacggatcagtctcCATCCCAGGGATCAAAATGGGCCTTTTCCGTTAaccttgtttttgtatgttttttataaaacctactgagtactccatattatttatttatttaaaaaaaaaaagatttttttcagggatctcacagtggcAACTCCACTGGGGACAAAAACGAGATAGAGTACCCAATGGTCCTATTCGCAATATTATTCAAGGTTTGACTGAGAAACCGTTAAAGCATTTTGAAAAACTAGATTGGGAAAATTTGAGAGAATTCTTTTCGAAATTGATGGAAAGACTCGATGTGTGACGATAACTTATATGGAATGGGGACAATACCAACCACCCAAATCCCATGTCCGTGAAAATTGTTTTAGACTCAAAGTTGTCTACTAGCCTTAAGGGTACTCAATGATGAGGCTGTCTACTAGATCTCTTACAAGTCCAATCTCAAAGTCATCATCATCCTGCAATTCAGCGTTAAGCACATTAGTTTCATCGAAAATTACATGTACACTTTCCTCAAAGCACATAGTTCTtttgttgtaaactttataggccttgctttcGTTTGAATATCCAATGAAAACCGCCTCATCGCATCAAATTTTCCCAAATTATTtttgccattgttatgaacaTAGCATTTTGATCCAAAGCAGCGGAAATGTGAAATGTTTGGCTTTCGCCCATATAGAAGCTCATAAGGCGTTTTCTTATGGATAGATCTAATAGCAATACGGTTACGAATATAACAAGTTGTATTCacagcttcggcccaaaagtttctaGGTAACTCACTACAAAGTAACATGGATCTGGTCATGTCCTCCAAAGTTATATTCATTCTTTCCACTACACCATTTTATTGCGGTGTCCTAGGAGCAGAAAagttatgatcaataccatgttcCCTGCAAAAGGATATAAACGAATCATTCTCAAATTCTCTTCCATGGCCGGTTCTAATGGAGATCAATTTGTGACCAAGTTTGTTTTGGAGTTTCTTAATCAAAACGTGGAATTCTTCAAAGGTTTCACTTTTAGCATGTAAAAATAAAGTCCAAACAAACCGTGAATAATCGTCCACTAGAACACATACATAAAGACTTCCACCTCGGCTTCTAATCCTCATCGGTCCACACAAATCCATGTGAATGAGTACTAGAGGCTTGGTGGTGCTAACGAACCTTTTAGATTTAAAAGAACTTCGGacatgtttgcatcgagcacaAACATCACAAACTCCGTCAATTTCAAACTTCATAGAAGGTAGGCCTTCCACTAAACCGAGTTTGTAAAGTTTGTTTAGAGATGAAAAGCCAACATGTCCAAACCTCTTATGCCATAGATTAGGATCGTTTTGCATTACGGATAAAC is a genomic window containing:
- the LOC141628538 gene encoding uncharacterized protein LOC141628538 yields the protein MDVSPMFRSLGFVKYAGVDPMGSAGGLWIGWRKEVRFSFVESFPNFVILMVEKYNGLPCYLVLFYGAPYVNLRLPILQQLEESLENLEHPFLIVGEFNQVEYTCDKLSSNKSKIPGAYEFSNWKIRNELLDIPFKGPRFTWCNNRKGDKRVYERIDKALGSKDWFTFFPETGIKHFPIQISDHAPIEVDLNLTKNSCKKPYKIDAWALEYPECLTRVVRKLSGVRQAVKRWSMDKREEWLGKWDDFDKRLEEGMELACGGGPHNSHDNANANVSTPTAEYGFEGVLKHLKTKVLEDDLDVMGSPFTAKEVRRAVFQMGPMKSPGPDGIPAILLPKKLQFKPACGLRQGDPLSRYLFLLCMEVLSINIVHAQEVGVLRGIRICQGVRPLTHLFFADDSIFFIQDRGNAIRSLKRILDKYCAASGQALNEEKCGIVYSPSMKLCKIRTCIKVFKLKKHKGVGKYHGMPTEFHGSMKEIFKGLIENVTKRISSWNGVFLAPAGRFTLINSVLSNISNYFLSVFKIPRPPEPKGDFLPPVFNFLKDLRIRDLCLINGGWNQDLINMLFDDESSKRILAIPLRINDGKDEIIWPFSSTGLYTVKSGYGLLFTELFMRKGTSLHKSRLNQGRKKFCGKRLWHFPIPQSWKILTNSLPVGGEFVRRNLTWNPLCPLCRSTGESVETVDHLFKECSITARIWAGSQLGINTEQAYNLEVGDWIVNWIQYLRTFNDWQIRIIQFSAIIASIWNLRNNVIFRGEMFNPKGFFSAYTQLVTFAMKGFIEKDEATSAEHGTVNNDDLPDVESDLVRNGHPVYVTGGFGSCSIVRVMVDASWEKTWVAAWGWIAYDENGNVIYKGGEKGRAESPLQAEALGVLKAIQWAFGNNFLHVELSSDCLQFVFQCAGLGSKHYQIKEVLEDIFCLTPNFHYLCFSYVCRKNNVEAHLLARRAMTMA